From the genome of Nicotiana sylvestris chromosome 2, ASM39365v2, whole genome shotgun sequence, one region includes:
- the LOC104244636 gene encoding E3 ubiquitin-protein ligase CSU1 gives MPQRHSKNNNDLAFFTYDEKRKLGYGTQKERLGKDSIKPFDACCLCLKPYIDPLCCQKGHVFCKECILECLLSQKKDIQRKLAAHTAQQKQEKEEEEEGLMLQKARELEAFDQQNHGPVPQYNDKNYNRDKNGFHGANSVKTTSYEEEALRTMKAFWLPSATPDAPAKVEAPSTSTVCPEGNEKLKMKNLFPIHFTEDTSAQKKTKSLDKSFICPSCKVTLTNTLSLVALNTCGHVFCKKCAEKFVAVDKVCVVCDKPCKDRNLVNVEKGGTGFAGHGDNLEAKDFKHLGSGSGLGLVRPAMKT, from the exons ATGCCGCAGAGACATTCGAAGAACAACAACGATCTCGCCTTCTTTACATACGATGAGAAGCGAAAGTTAGGGTACGGAACGCAGAAGGAGCGGCTGGGAAAAGACTCAATTAAGCCGTTCGATGCTTGTTGCCTTTGCTTAAAACCCTATATCGATCCTTTGTGTTGTCAGAAAGGACACGTCTTTTGCAAAGAGTGCATTCTAGAATGCCTTTTGTCCCAGAAAAAGGATATCCAAAG AAAGTTGGCTGCTCATACTGCTCAGCAGaagcaagaaaaagaagaagaagaggaggggtTGATGCTGCAGAAAGCCAGGGAGCTTGAGGCTTTTGATCAACAGAATCATGGTCCAGTGCCCCAGTACAACGATAAGAACTACAACAGAGACAAGAATGGATTCCATGGGGCCAACAGCGTGAAGACCACTTCTTATGAGGAGGAAGCACTTAGAACCATGAAAGCATTTTGGCTGCCCTCTGCAACACCAGATGCACCTGCTAAAGTGGAAGCCCCATCCACAAGCACAGTTTGTCCTGAAGGGAACGAAAAACTTAAGATGAAAAACCTTTTCCCTATTCACTTTACTGAAGATACCAGTGCGCAGAAGAAAACCAAGTCTCTTGACAAGAGTTTCATATGTCCCAGTTGCAAGGTCACACTAACCAATACTTTGTCACTTGTAGCACTTAATACTTGTGGACATGTCTTCTGCAAGAAATGTGCAGAGAAATTTGTGGCCGTAGACAAGGTTTGCGTGGTCTGTGACAAACCATGTAAAGATAGAAATCTGGTGAACGTGGAAAAGGGAGGAACAGGGTTTGCTGGCCATGGAGATAATCTTGAAGCAAAAGACTTCAAACACTTGGGGAGCGGAAGCGGGTTGGGCCTGGTGAGGCCTGCCATGAAGACATAA
- the LOC104244637 gene encoding protein PLANT CADMIUM RESISTANCE 11, with protein MDVMEKREVDEEGERLLEGVRVVDFDMLCSTVALQAQKGQWVKLNLNNGDEENVGYDYGGGAVLRMWEGELFCDSLEDRRIAIQSLCCPWYRFGKNMKRAGFGSCFVQGSIYLILSLVALLSMLAFIVTKKHCFLYIGGGFIISVGLYLGYHRTKMRNKFNIRGDSSLDDCIFHLTCPCCTLSQEARTLEMNNVQDGIWHGRGDTICIGSYSELGKTPLELSPPAIVSTKSPEP; from the exons ATGGATGTGATGGAAAAGAGAGAAGTAGATGAAGAAGGAGAGAGGTTGTTGGAAGGGGTGAGGGTGGTGGATTTTGATATGTTGTGTTCAACGGTGGCATTGCAAGCACAAAAAGGACAGTGGGTGAAGTTGAATTTGAATAATGGGGATGAAGAAAATGTTGGTTATGATTACGGAGGAGGAGCTGTTTTGAGAATGTGGGAAGGCGAGCTTTTCTGTGATTCTCTTGAGGACCGTCGCATCGCTATTCAATCCCTTTG CTGCCCATGGTACAGATTTGGGAAGAATATGAAACGTGCTGGTTTTGGTTCCTGCTTTGTTCAG GGTTCTATTTATTTGATTCTCAGTCTTGTTGCTCTCCTAAGCATGCTAGCATTCATTGTCACAAAGAAGCACTGCTTTCTCTACATAGGCGGTGGTTTTATAATCTCAGTTGGATTATATTTGGGTTATCACCGCACAAAAATGAGAAACAAGTTCAATATCAGA GGCGATAGTTCTTTGGATGATTGCATCTTCCATTTGACCTGTCCATGTTGCACCTTATCTCAG GAGGCTAGAACATTAGAGATGAACAATGTCCAAGATGGCATTTGGCATGGTAGAGGTGATACCATATGCATAGGAAGTTATTCTGAACTTGGCAAGACTCCGTTGGAACTAAGTCCGCCTGCTATTGTGTCTACAAAGTCTCCTGAACCATAA